The following is a genomic window from Fundulus heteroclitus isolate FHET01 chromosome 16, MU-UCD_Fhet_4.1, whole genome shotgun sequence.
tAAACTCATCGAAAGTCACTGGTTGTGTGAatagtaacaaacattaaattgtatcaagtgaaaacatcaatatacATCAAAGatgttggtcaatgttcctgttattatggggttgaaagcaactctaaactgGTGGGTTTCCAGTGGGTTTTCTCAGTGTTTCGGCTGAAAGGATTGTGGAGTtcgttccagatttgtggagcataggaactaaatgctgcttctccatgtttggttgtggttctaggtatgcagaatagaccagaaccagaagaccttagtggtctggagggttgatacagcaacaacaggtctataatgtatttaggtgctaagccattcagggatttatagactaacagaagtattttaaagtctattctctgagatacagggagccagtgtaaggactttagaactggggttatgttctctactttcttagtcttagtgaggacgcaggcagcagcgttctggatcagctgcagctgtctgattgatttttttggtCACACATGTGAAGACAGGTCGCGTTGCAGTTATCAGtgcgactaaagataaacgcatggatcaGTTTCTATAGATCTCGTTGGGACATCAGTCTTTTTATCCTGGAAACATgcttcaggtggtagaaagctgacTGTGACTGTCCTTATgtgtccttgaaggttcaggtctgagttcgtcactacacccagatttcaggcctgatcactagtttgtagttgtaataactgaagctgtgtgctgactagtttgttcctctttaggtccaaagataataacttctgctttgtttctgttcagctgtaGAACttttttggcacatccatgaaTTGATTTGTTTGTTCTAAGCATCCATTAAGTGCATGGATGAGTTCAGAGCCACctggtgacattgtaatgtagaactgtgtatcatctgcgtagttatggtacctaatattgtttcttGTTATAACCTCAGCCAATGGGAGCATATAGATAATGGATAGCAGGGGATTTGAACCAATAGAGTGCTGTACTAGAGAGACCGACCCAGCTCTCCAGTCACTTTAATGATATATCATGGTCACCGGTGTCAAACGCAGCGCTGAGGTCCTACAGAACTAGCAATGTGGTTCTTCCACACTGGATTTATGTGGATTTCATTGAACACTTCGACGAGGGCGAAGGACGGAAACCAGActaaaaaacatcaaagcggttGGTCATTGTAAGGAAGCTATTTAgctgttgaaacacagctttttcaataagtTTACTGATAAATGGAAGGTTAAAGATTagattataatttataataatttgtCCAGATTGCTCTTTTATCAGTGGTTTTGGaggtgctgtttttaaagccagGGAGGAAACACCTGAGGAGAAGGATAAATTTATTATTTGGATCAGGTCAGACGCAACGacaaactggacttttttcagGAAGGTTGTAGGTAGGATATCAAGACAGGAGGAGAAGGAGCTTAACTGCTTTATAATTTCATCTAAACGTTTATAGTTGTGTAGTTGAAATGTATTCTCAGCATTTATGTTTGAACATAACACTGGTACTGAATTCGGTGTGGATGCCCtctaatttcttttcttttctttacataGAGGTTGGCAAATTCACTGAAAGAAAATTTGGAGAGAAAAGAGGTGGGCTGCCGTAGTGTAATGTGCTCATTTTGTTTCCTAGCAGAGTAGCTGACTTGTGTTGTAAGCTGAtcatcagagagacagcctgggGAGCTGTTGCTGtggaggctgttttttttttttctttttacaaatattccaaaaaaaagttaaaaaacaaaacaactggacttttttccgaagtatGAAGACGGTTCAcctcccatccagaaagctttctcataTCAAAcctgatcatgacctggatgactgagaatcttcaccagcatctttTATAAATAGCGCTCTTTAACATTTACCTGAAAGCAAAACAGCTTGTATCCAGGAtatgtggggtctgcagaggtTCTAGCTCCCCTTatcctgaccctagacctgtacaggtcctagatggagggaaggtcagccctgatTATCCTCTCTGCGGACCTGATCGTTCGTAGCAGTCTGGTCCTGTCCTGTTCTGTGGATCTGCCAAACAGACTGGATGATGGAGGACTATCTCAGATCCTAAGTAagggtggttcctaggaaccagaGTTGATGCACAGGGAGAGGGAGTATGGGAGACGTTCTCTGGAAGTCCACTATCATCTCCACAGTCTTGAGTGGGTTTAGCTGCAGGTGGTCCTGACCGCACCAGTTTAGCAGCAGATCTACGTGCTGTCAGGGTGACAGCTACCGGAGTCATTTGATCCCTTTATGGTGCCTTTCTTGGTGACCGTGATGGTGGAAGAACGCTTGACGCCGTAGGGAACCTCACACAGCCCCAGAGACTTATCTAAGACCTGAGGGAAGACGGGGGCGAGTTGTCCAGCGCAGGCAGGCAGGTAGAAGACGGGAATAGCATCAGTTCTCAGAGCTTCCCTGGTCATCCGGTGCTGAAAAAAGCCTATTTACATGTTCCTCTGAGCGTTGTGAGCATTGTACAACCCAGAGTCAAAATTCCTCATGTATGTGTGTACACATTCCTGGCTGATAAAGCTGATCCCGGATCTCCTTGGTGCAGGGAAGGGGTTGTAGAGTTGGGACACAGTCCCACATGATTACAGCAGATGTGTGCTCTTACTGTCACACAGTGTTAGGCTGTGACCCAGTGTGTCCACTGTGAAATCAGAAAAGCAGAACAATGCGTTTCTTGGGCAATCCCCCCTCCAGCGCCTGTCAGTGCTCCAGTTGTAAAAGGCGATCAAAATCtatgatttttaaaattttataaaaacatgcacacaaTGTTTGGACCAATTCCACAGTTTCATCGAGGAATCCGACCAAAACGCATCTGATCTCGTCGTTTTTGACCACTAAACCCGCATACCTGCACAATAAACCGCGCTTCTGTGACATCCTCCCCCAGACAGTCGCAAAGGTTCCCCGGCAACACTGGCCTCTCTGTTCCCTCTGCGGATGCAGGTCAGGCGTGGGGGGGAGATGATGACCAAAGTCACTTTCACGCACAAGTCACATCACGCCATCGGAATCTCCTGCAGCTGCGCAGACCCTCCGCACTCAACTCCAGCGCCGGCGTCACACCAGGGGTTTCCGGGGCGATCTGCGCGGATTGAgtcgatttatttatttaattgctcCTTATATAATCCGCACcgacccaaaacacacacagacagacgcCAACTGATCGTCCTCTGCGTCTCCGGGCGCCCATGCCGTAAGTAAGCGCtagtttttttggggggcgtgtgtgtgtgtgtgtgtgtgtgtgtgtgtgtgtgtgttgaagcGCCTGCAGAGCGGAGATGGTTCTGGgtcgctttgttttttttgtttttttttacatttcggAACAATGACGCTTGTTCTACCGGAGAACGAAGGCTGTTTGTGAGGATTGAAGGTTTTATTTATGACATGTCCTACATCGGCTTGCTTTTCAAGGAGCGACCTCTCACTTTGCTTTTGTTTGACTTTCTATTGTCTCATTTGCGCTCAGACGATCCTTTTCTCGCTTTGCACCCATTTTAGAGAAACTGCCCAGATTAGAGGGCGAGTCTGTTTGCTCAGAGTGCCAATCAGTGCCAACGGGAAAAATgcaccttttctgttttcaaatGCAGCAAACAAGGCAAATGCGCATATATGCCACGGATTTTAAGGACGAGGAAACGATCCTTACTTTAGTTGTcactgattattatttttttaaccattatGCTATTTTTTGGTTTATGTTACAGCGGTATCTGTATTTATATTGAAACGCGCCGAGAAGTGGCGTTGCAGTGTTGCAGGAATTGTAAGCCATATGCAATTTGTCATTGTGGGAGCAGGGCCCTGACGTCACGAACGCACCACTCTGCAGCTGTTCTGACGCCAGGAGtgtgcgtaaaaaaaaaagagatacgTAAAGGAGACGTACGCTCACCAACACGTAAAGCGGTCTGTCATCGTGGCGTGAAACAATCTGATATTGTGTTAAGACGCGTAACAGCTGGGGAATCAAGCGGAAGCTGCGTTTGGAGGAACTGGGAGGCGAGGTCACCTGACCagtgatagatggatggatgatgatgtcCCCGATATGGAGTTAGCGCACAGAGATCTggttgggtgggtgggggggattaCTGCGGACATGATTACTTGTAATCTTAACGATCCAGGAAACTAAATCGAAGCACTTCTTAAATCTGTTTGGGAATCAACGACTTTCTGTTAACATGGGGTAGAAATAATAAGTGGCACAGAGACCCATTTCTTTCAGCTGCAGGCCAGTAGGCCAGAGGACATATTTGTGTTgttgccacacacacacacacacacacacacacagagtgagCAGGATGATAAGGGAGGTACACAGAGAACCGCAGCAAACAGTGGCATGTCAGAGTAGCCAAGTCTGCATAACAACCGTTTGGGGAGTGATGTCAGACAAAAGTATTTTCTGTCCTGCCAACCCGAGCGTGAACACGTGGAGTCGTCCAGAAAAGCGTAAGTGGGTCACTGGGCCCTTCAGCAGGATTCGAAACATATGGCCAAGTCAACACAGAAAGGCTTCAGAAGGGAGGTCAACCTTCTCCGAACACCTTCGCCGTCACCAGGCCGCAAGCTTTTAGCAAATCCGAGGACTGAGCAGAAGACAACTGAGCATCAAAGATAACCCAGAAATCTGTTCAAGAGAGACTGCAGAAAGTAATGGTCAGCGATGAGTCACATGATGCCGGTCATCAAAATCTGCACTGTGTTCCTGCATTTATACCCAAGAGATCACGATGCAAATATGTTGCGCCGTATTCTCTATGTAACATTACTCACTGAAATAACCCAAAATGAAGCacatagtgccttgcaaaggtattcacatCCCTTGAACTTATGGGATTTggctctgggctttgactgggccgttcttaCACATGAATGGGGTTTGATCCAACCCATTCTAGCTCTCATTACATGTTCAGGCATTtcgtttttatttacagatctTCCCCCACTCCTCTGTCGATCATCCCATCTAAATAGGACAGCCCTTTAACGCCGTCTtgttctctcctctttctttccgtTCGCAGTAAGTCTTGTTGACAGAGCTGAATCGGCAGTGCTGACCCACAGCGTTGGTGGCCGTCTCACTCACGGACACAGCCGACGGCAGACAGTGGTGACAGCAGAGCAGCCGCTGGCTCCACATCCTCCTACGTCCCTTCATCGCGTCTGACATGACGGACCCCAGCCTCACGTCGCCCTCTGGAACGCCGCTGCGCTCCCCCAGCTCCCCCCTCGCCCTCTCCTTCCCCTTCCCCAGGCAGGGGAACCGGGCGTGGCAGGAAGGGAGGGAGCCCCCGCTTCCCCGGGACCTGCCCAGCCCGCTGCCGACCAAACGCAACCGCACCTACTCAGCGTACGTATGAACACTTACTGCCAGGCTGTAGGTTAGGTTTAGGCAAGGTAGCTTTAACTGTTGTCCCTTTAGTTATCAAACTAAATCTGCATTAGGGGACACCAAGAGACAACAGCTATTGCTATTTATTTGTAATCTGtttgaaggcttttttttttttttttaggtttgcaGGTGACGCTTTTTGGTGCAAAACCTTTTCATCAGGGggattttcaataaaaaaaaaagaaaaacatcccatGCAGATAGCTCGGTAATCCACTGAGCTCTCATACATTTCAAAATCTCAGCAGCAGCCAACACCCCTGCTGTTGGGCAACTCTTGTTACCACAGTGAAACACAGCGTTCCAGTAACTGTCAGTGCAGGTTAAGGGTTGCTGTTTACTTTCCCCTGCGCTGTTTTCCCCTCTGCAGCGATTCCTGCAGGCCAGGGTGGTTCCCCTTTTAAGCCTTCCAGATGTGCAAACGTTTTCTCTTTTGCAGGTTTAGACTTTTTCCAATGCTCCCTCCGTGATCATTTCTGGCAATAAAAATAGATGGGATTGGAGCCTTGACACGACCGGAGACATGTTGCCCAAAACAGTACCATACAGGGCCTCTCACATTAAGATCCTAATAGAATACACTGACATTTATGAATTTAAACAGTGAAGTgcgaaaaaaaacctttgactaGTTTTGGAAGTTAACAAGGTTACAGAAATATATTCTGTATTACTTTAATATGTTACCTGGCTTACAAAGACGGGTAGAAAATGATCTTCAAAATGGGGAGAAACTGATTTTTATTGTGACGCTCTGCTATTGAGTTTTGCATGAATTCTGAAAAAGTAACTCATCCTAACTAATTTCACGTACGTCAGTCCTTTTAATGTCAACTTTTTGTCTGCAGTACGGTCCGCGCTCAGTCGGGTCCGGTTTTTAAGGGCACGTGTAAGAACTTCTCCAGATCACAAGGCCATGGCTTCATCCAGCCGTCCCACGGTGGAGAAGACATCTTCGTTCACATCTCAGAGTAAGTGGCAACAGCAGAGAACACGCGACAAACAAACGCGCTGCGTTAGCATAGTTGCCAACAGCACCACACCTGCAGTGGCAACTCTGGAAATAAAGCAGCTTCTCTTGGCCGCTTTTaaatcttcctgtttattctaaGGAAAGCATCTAAAGTTAGAACAGTTTGAGCCAATTCTAAAAATGTGTTCTGCAGTGTAATGTTGTTTTCCTGAAATCACTGGACTGGACAGTTTTCTGAATCTAAGTACCTTATTTAATGTGCTCCCACTGATGTGCTTCTGTAATATGAGGAAACTTCCATATTCTGTCAAATCGGTGGTGAAAAGCTgtagatttttgcacctaaagcTACATTTAAGTAGCTTAAAGTGCTTTAAGTGCAATTGTGTCacagcaaacaaataaaatagttgataATAATAGTGCTGCCAAAAAACTATTATCAATTCAAGATGATCATGAGTTTCTCTTCATTTAATGCATTTAACTCTAAAGCAAGATGTTCCCAGACAGTGGTTATGATACTGTATTGTGTCAGCTACTGGTTTAATGAGAGGCATTGCATCCGTAGCACAAATAAACATTCCTTAAACCTTcacaatgttttatttgctCAGATACCTCCAGGTCCAGAGGGCTTTCTGTTTTGAGTTGAAACTGATTGCCCACATGACGCCACATGCAATCTGCCCCAGAAGTTGGAACTTACGTTCTAGTGGGAAGTTGCAAAAGCTGTAGGATTGGTCAGCAATATAGGccattaacaatgtttttttttctccttttcatgTATTCAAACAAGAAAGTTTAATACTTTTACATTTGGATTTTAAAGAGTTGTGTATGCTCTTGATATACATACCatcagaagtaaaaaaacaacaaagaaaaacagttaaCTCCTCTAACTGTGATTTATTGACCAAGGGAGACTCAGAGTCTTTAGACATTCAGTCGACATTTTAGTTGATTCTTCCAACTTGGAACTTGGAAATCTGAtgcagcatctagtgtgtgttcATGTTAGTCTGAGAATGGGAACACAGATATGGGGATGGCATCACACCTGAGTTGCGCTCGCTCTGCTCAGAGGATGCAGACTAGCAGAAAAACAAGCTGGTGGCAACTGCTTCTCTGcgttctgtgcttttaaacgGGAAAGGAACACACCCACATGTAGAGTATGTACAAGTGAGCTAATAGGTtagtcagataaaaaaaaaaacatcatagaTGAAAATTCACTCTATGGCTGCAAGTTTCACAGTGTTTTTATATGTACAGCAGTTGAGTTGGATCTGAAAACATGGTTTGTGACGAACCTGTgacttttcagatgaaagttttGATTTGGTTTCTCAAAAATTCTGACTTTCCCTTACAAAGTGAACGCACCGTGCCtacctttttaattttaaaaagaaaaaaaaaataccatccTTCTCTGCGTCTCAGACAAATGTGACTGCATGTGTCTAAAGCTTTGTGTGAACACTATAAAAGTAGTTTTTGAATGGAAAGCGGACGTCCCTGcttctgtttgtctgtgttcCAGCATTGAGGGGGAGTACGTCCCAGTTGAGGGCGATGAGGTCACATACAAAGTGTGCCGGGTCCCCCCTAAGAACATTAAGGTGCAGGCCGTGGAGGTGAAGATCATACACCTCAACCCGGGGACGAAACACGAGACCTGGTCCGGACAGATCATTAGCTCGTAGGAACTGATATCTGCCCCTGGTGGACGGCGACGCTCCAGGTTGGATCGGTGGGGATGGCAGAGGTGCTCCTGGACTCTTtcgctttgttttctttgttctgtctTTTGGACATATCTGTTATTCTACTCTACGTCAGTCAGAGCTGAATTGAAATTGTTACCAGTGCAGGCAGGTAGTTACAGACCGAACTGATCTTTTCTGTTCAAACCACAGTTACAGTAAGCTACTCTGCCTTTGGCACTGAATCTAACTAATGGAAAACAAATCcctttttgtgttatttatgtttatgttgATTACTAAATCGAAGCTGGGACCATAAAATAACCCGACTTTGGAGTGTCAGGAGTTTTCAGTGTCGCATTGTTCACATTATGTGTAGAAAACAAGAAAGACTGAGAACATCAATCCTGCCGTTGTGCAGActgcagtgtgtgtttgtgtgagaggAGGCAGTTTTACTTCCCCTCTTAGCTGTTTCTGCATTGTCTTCTGTACTTCATCAAAGTTGCCAGGGTCACATGTTTGCTGCAAGTGCTCATCAGGGGACTTATCCCAACCTGCGCTGTCGCTACATCAAAGGTATAATTTAAAATGCgtattttaaacaaagacaaCAGCAGATGCGAAAGCAAGAGATGTCAAGATGGCCATCTTTAACAATAAGACGGGGTTGGTCATTGGTCCAGGAAAACAGGGGAAACTATGAGGACGTTTACACCTGCTCCCATCATAGGATGTGTCAGACGAATGGTTTCAgatcatcatttgaaaaagtTGATGTGACATACTTTAGATTAGAGAAATTTTTAAAGTTTGGAGTAAAATTTGGAGTAAATATGGGAactgttaataaataaataaatatatatatatatatatatatatatatatatatatatatatatatatatatatatatatatatatagtgctggACGATATCGAAAAAtagcatatcgataaaacagatatcgataattatcaacaaattcaaaacatatattttaagtgcagccctggctattttatgctgttacGTAGCAACCTagttttagataaagaacacacaaacactgaattcacacacacacacacacagctggagAGACAGGGGAGAGAGCTAGATGTTATGAAAAAAGATTTTAGTTgtaattttgagaaaaaaactttattgaaagtaatgttaaagtggaagaaatctccaattttgtttaaaaaaaatctctgatcAGTGAAGACTAATCCAGCACTGCTTTGAGCTATCTTAATATTTTAGGTTTTGAACAAGAGATGTCAAAAGTTGTTGCAATAGTCATTTTGTTGAGTGTGGGGTAGGAATCTACACGTCAGTGTCTCATTTTCTAAAAGTTCACAACACAGGAATGCCCACTCATCATTGTCTGGGCGACCAAGTAAGCAACAGAAAACTAGTCGTCATCATCACCGACGTAACTTTTGTTTTGAGTGCCTGGGCTGCCCCCTGATGGAGTGACGTCGTGGGCGGGGAGCCGTGCCGCCTATATAAAAGGTCAAATAGAAGAAAACTGCACACATTTTCCTTAAAAATCAATTCACTCTGCTCTGTCTATGTGGATACTTGTTCATTTGTGTGTGAATCTATATTTGTATTCGTCCTCAGGTTACACTCTTTATATTTTGCTGAGAATGAAAACGACACGACCGGCCACACCACACGAGACGTCACAGCCTCACAATATCACGTGTTAAAAGAACTCAATCCGCTCTCCTTATTCAGGTTACATGTGACCCTGCGCgtcatttattttatcacaGCAACTATTCCAGACTCTGTTGCCATCGTATGTGTCTGCGTCACTGCCTGAAAGGTTGCGTTCATCACTTCACCTGAGCCTTGTGAGAACATTAAAAGTATGGTTTTATGATTTGAACCGGTGGTGTGCTTATTTGGAGTTTGAGCTGTTTCACACTGTTGTTTCACTCTGTATAacactaaaaaataataactgttAAAGTTAAGATGACTATAACTGCAATAATCATATCAACATATTATTTTAGCACCaggaaacatatttatttaaattttggtGTAAATACCATAATACCTGGTAATTTTTCACTCCAGTTTATTCTACCAAGAGAATCTGATATCAGCCCATGCCTTGTACATTTATTGCATATTATTTTATACACATGAGGATGTTATTGGAGGAGCTTTAACCTTTATAAACTATGCATGTCTCTATGGTGGGCAGCGACAACAGAAGAGGACAGCCCATAGTTGCTTGTTCTTGGGAGCAGGCGGGGACATGAGGGTGCACAGTTGGCCATAGAGCAAACAGATAAGCAAAGTAAATAAGATTTACTTTACACCATTCACTCACTGTAAACATGATGGGACTCAAACAGGAGCTGCAAAAACCAAAAGATAACCTGCAGCTGACAGCAAACCTTTTGAAAAGTTATGTCTGAGGGGTCAGAGGCCATCTAGTGGTTGGATCCAGAACGACAAGGATTGCTTGGCTTTTGAAACAGACTGGGGAAAACAACCTGGGATAAAGGGTAAAAATAAACACCAAATAGTAGCAAACTTTTCAAAAGGGATTTATTACATTATGTAGCTTGTTTTTCTCCACGAGAGGCTGAATAACGAACAGGATCAACCTTACAGTCGCCTCCACAGACACATTATAATTTGAAGTCCACTGTAGCCCCTCAGGTTGAAGGAGTGTGTATGGTCAGTTTTCCTTATGAGGGCGGTCTGTTCCCAAACCATAAACCATCAATTCTGCATCTCCTAAAAGAACTTAAAACACTGGTGGAAAAGAGCGTACATTTCATAAAATGCTGTCAAGCTCAGAAATTTGGTTTCAAACAAGCACTTTGGAAACTTTATATGATTGACATCTCTTTTGCTGCAAAGCTTAGcagtcttttttaaaaaaataattactgatGATCATCAAATATGCAGATAAAGATTGATCAAATAGTGATACGATCCACAGTAGATCAAATCACTGGTTCAGATGAATTCCCCCATTGAGCTAtcaatcatttttttaaacatccggTACTGTGCAAAAGTCCAACAACACTTACTATTTCATCAGCTATTTCCCTAATTGAGAGATTTTTGGAATTTGTTTAAATGGTCTTATGCTATATTTGCTTTCAGCATCTTTAGGCACTTTTTAGTCTGGCTTCCTATCTATTCCAGTTGTTCTGTTGAATTCGTGCAAAATGCCAAATATTATACAGAACTGATATTTTCTGCTTAGTATACCGGGTTGTCTTTGGAATGTCTTAACTTTCACTCTTCTTAACAAATTCAGGACCATTTTAAAAGATTGCAATAAAGTCAGGCTGCTATGACACGTAATGCAGTACGGCGACAAATGGAGTGTCTCAGGACCTTTTTGGACGGTATTCTAAAAGGTCAAAATTCACATCTTTTGAAGAGCGGTGTCTGTTGAGAGGCAAATAGCAGAAAGTATCTTACCTGGCTGCAGTAGATAATTCTCTTAAAGTCTTTGCTCTGATGAGAGAGGTTGGATTTCTAGCTAATGTTTATCGAAACGTAGACAGGGACTTTAGCATTAGATAGCCATTGAAATCAAATTTGCACTCAGACCACGTTAGTCTGCAAACTGTAACAATGACCTTTCAAATTGAAATATCTGTTTAACCAAAGCAATGGGGACTTAGGTTCAAGTGAAtaacgtttcttttttttttcattgttacaCAGTGAAATTTTCATCTTATCAACTGCAGGTAAGATACTGACTCTTCACAATCACACAACAAAACTCCAGTTTAAACCGACCCTTCCTTTTATATCTGCAAAGCGTTACCTTGATTGCATTTAAAGACCCGCAGCAAGCACAAAAATCATTCTTCATAACTTTTTCACGACCTTCGAGAAGTTAATGTAAATATTTGACCCAAGAAAGTTAAACGGTTAACACACTGAGACAGATCTggtttaaaaattaaagcaCCTGGAATGTTACGTCCCTTTGGTACATCCTGAACTTTGACTGTGGAGAGATCCTTGTTTTCAACGGGTTCATCACATTTTTCTGACCtgacaaatacaaacaaatcatGGTTCCACTCCTCTCCCTTACTGCAGTGGCTTTGTCAACAACCAGAGGAATAAAGGGATCCCCACATTAGTGCAAAATATCGCTTCATACCCAAAGTAATCTGGAAGATGAACATTCCTGTTATTTGGGAGTAAATTTCAAGGTGACAACATCACAGCagtcaaacacattttctggCACAGTTGTTAAAATGGCAACAATCCACACTCCCTCATCCGTTGTCcattcctttaaataaaaataaccctcCGCCTTTCAATCATATATTAAACTATTGTTATTAACAAGGAGAGATCAGTAGTGGTGCCATTCAGCAGTTCATTAAAAGCCTGCGATCAATATTCCTGTTGCCATCCAGTTCAGAGGGGCTTTTGGCTGAAGGCAACGCGATGAGAGGCGGCGAAGCGTCCAGGAAAAGTTCTCGGCAGAGCCGGGCCGTGTGCTCGGGAGAGTAGACGGTGAAACCGATGGTCCTCGGGTCATTGAAGATTTCGTAGTCGTTTCCTCCCTGGAAACAGGAGCACAAGTCGTCATGAACGTCTGAGCGGAGCTGACAGCCACAGCAAATCAGGCATCCAAGAACACATTAGGGCTTTATTCTCTGTCGGAGCTCGTTCCCCTCGCCATGTTCATCCTCTCATAAGATCGGCgtgacaaaaaaagagaagctcTCTGTTTACTCTGTTCTGCAGAAGTATTCATTCTTCTTCAACCATTTCATAGTTAACATTACAACTATAGACTTCTGTGTATGTTATCTGGATTCTGTGTGATAGATTTGAAGAAACTAAGGCCTAActgcaaaattaaataaaaagtaattataaaattaattataacttatttctttttacaaagATTTGAAAGATTTGGTGCACAattgtattcagcctcctttactCTTATGCCCCAAAATCCAAAATGAGACAAAAGCTatgttgtattaaaaaaaaaaaaaaaaaaaaaagaacgagcAAAGATTCTCTAGATGCCATGCCGGTACAGACACACCCTTAAACACTTTCAGCTGTAAGTGGAGAGACTGATGGTTATCAAGAGGTGATTTAAGAGGGGGGTGATTTAGGAACACATGTTAAacctttcaggtttttatcACCAACGCATCTTTCAAAACCACGTCTCCTTTCATTAAAATTCACAATCATgttctattttctgtttt
Proteins encoded in this region:
- the csdc2b gene encoding cold shock domain-containing protein C2 produces the protein MTDPSLTSPSGTPLRSPSSPLALSFPFPRQGNRAWQEGREPPLPRDLPSPLPTKRNRTYSATVRAQSGPVFKGTCKNFSRSQGHGFIQPSHGGEDIFVHISDIEGEYVPVEGDEVTYKVCRVPPKNIKVQAVEVKIIHLNPGTKHETWSGQIISS